The Sediminispirochaeta smaragdinae DSM 11293 genome has a segment encoding these proteins:
- the purM gene encoding phosphoribosylformylglycinamidine cyclo-ligase, with protein sequence MEKDMKEIDYRKAGVDREEGYRTVSLIRESCDRTRQDGDGVLAGLGSFGSLFAMPASYKEPVLVSGTDGVGTKLELAILLDRLEGIGIDCVAMCVNDILCHGARPLFFLDYLATGKLEAETMARVVEGVSLGCIQAECALVGGETAEMPGLYRAGDFDVAGFSVGVVERKKLIDGSGVRAGDTLIALASSGPHSNGFSLIRMATADEKKDGYRREIGGKSLGELLLEPTMIYVKALRPLIEDSLLHGIAHITGGGLFENLPRTIPGGLAAEVERGLIRTPEVFAYLASLGIGDEEMFRTFNMGVGMVLVVSPGDADGICSRIEASGIDAYPIGRVVAVPDSDKGGERLWLR encoded by the coding sequence GTGGAGAAGGATATGAAAGAAATCGATTATCGCAAGGCCGGAGTCGACAGGGAAGAGGGCTACCGAACCGTTTCCCTGATCAGGGAGAGTTGCGATCGAACCAGACAGGATGGCGACGGGGTTCTCGCCGGCCTGGGAAGCTTCGGCAGCCTTTTTGCCATGCCCGCCTCCTACAAAGAACCTGTTCTCGTGTCGGGAACCGACGGGGTAGGAACAAAGCTGGAACTGGCGATCCTTCTCGATCGTCTCGAAGGGATCGGTATCGATTGTGTGGCCATGTGTGTCAACGACATCCTCTGCCACGGTGCCAGGCCCCTTTTCTTCCTCGACTACCTTGCCACCGGAAAGCTTGAGGCCGAAACCATGGCCAGGGTTGTGGAGGGTGTTTCCCTCGGCTGTATTCAGGCGGAATGCGCCCTTGTGGGCGGGGAGACCGCCGAGATGCCGGGGCTCTACCGCGCCGGAGACTTCGATGTCGCCGGTTTCTCTGTCGGTGTGGTGGAGCGCAAAAAGCTTATCGACGGGTCCGGGGTTCGGGCCGGCGATACCTTGATCGCCCTTGCCTCCAGCGGACCTCACTCCAATGGCTTTTCCCTCATCCGCATGGCGACCGCCGATGAAAAGAAGGATGGCTACCGGCGGGAAATCGGCGGAAAGAGCCTGGGAGAGCTGCTTTTAGAGCCGACGATGATCTACGTCAAGGCACTTCGCCCTCTTATCGAGGATTCGCTCCTCCACGGTATTGCCCATATCACCGGTGGAGGGCTTTTCGAAAATCTTCCCAGGACCATCCCTGGTGGATTGGCTGCAGAGGTCGAGCGCGGCCTGATCAGGACCCCTGAGGTGTTTGCTTACCTGGCATCCCTCGGCATAGGCGATGAAGAGATGTTTCGTACCTTCAATATGGGGGTCGGCATGGTACTTGTCGTTTCTCCTGGGGATGCTGATGGCATCTGCAGCCGTATCGAGGCCTCTGGTATCGATGCCTATCCCATTGGCAGGGTCGTAGCTGTCCCCGATTCCGATAAAGGAGGGGAACGCCTATGGCTTCGATAG
- the purF gene encoding amidophosphoribosyltransferase: protein MNSLLAPVEAADDKLHEECGVFAVCAKKDSAPSVDPVHVVLGGLTALQHRGQESSGIILGGFEDPARIEVAKSAGLVASLIDSGDVLRLDREGATVALGHVRYSTTGGSGVENAQPLVAHTKKGAVALAHNGNLVNSQLLRELLEEGGSVFRTQSDSEVMLNLIARSLAKKSALEAVRDAVRTVQGSYALAVLADGKLIAARDKNGIRPLCVGELGEYWVVSSETCALDAIGAKFLRDVEPGEIIVADGEGIAGSNQEEKTETRTCSFEYIYFARPDSVIDGIGVYGARVRSGHQLFKEAPVKADLVTGVPDSGIPAAAGFSEASGIPYGMSLVKNRYVGRSFIAPNQDDRERRVALKHNALKEAVKGMRIVLIDDSIVRGTTMRSLVSKLKGAGATEVHIRIAAPPVAFPCYFGIDTPYREDLVSNKYDIEELARRVGADSLAFLSVEGLVQALSGTMGFCTGCFTGVYPMGAPKPGRED from the coding sequence GTGAATAGTCTTTTGGCTCCGGTGGAAGCTGCGGATGATAAGCTGCACGAAGAATGCGGGGTATTCGCCGTCTGCGCAAAAAAAGATTCCGCTCCTTCCGTCGATCCCGTGCATGTAGTGCTGGGAGGTCTTACGGCTCTCCAGCATCGTGGTCAGGAGAGCTCGGGGATTATTCTGGGCGGATTTGAGGATCCTGCTCGAATCGAGGTGGCAAAGTCTGCAGGGCTTGTCGCCTCTTTGATCGATTCAGGAGATGTCCTGCGGCTCGACAGAGAGGGTGCGACTGTCGCTCTCGGCCATGTTCGGTATTCCACAACCGGGGGAAGCGGGGTCGAAAATGCCCAACCTCTGGTTGCTCACACAAAAAAAGGGGCGGTTGCCCTGGCACATAACGGGAATTTGGTAAATTCTCAGCTTCTTCGGGAACTCCTTGAAGAGGGGGGAAGCGTTTTTCGTACGCAAAGTGATTCGGAGGTGATGCTCAACCTGATTGCCAGGAGCCTTGCAAAAAAAAGTGCTCTTGAGGCTGTTCGGGATGCGGTCCGAACGGTTCAGGGTTCCTATGCTCTGGCGGTGCTTGCCGACGGCAAATTGATTGCGGCGCGGGATAAGAACGGAATTCGACCCCTCTGTGTGGGAGAACTTGGAGAGTATTGGGTGGTTTCCTCTGAAACCTGTGCTCTCGATGCCATAGGCGCAAAATTTCTGCGGGATGTTGAACCGGGAGAAATCATTGTGGCCGATGGTGAAGGTATTGCCGGCAGCAATCAGGAAGAAAAAACCGAGACGCGGACCTGCAGTTTCGAATACATCTACTTTGCCCGGCCAGATTCGGTTATCGACGGCATCGGGGTCTACGGTGCCAGGGTACGTTCCGGTCATCAACTTTTCAAGGAAGCCCCGGTAAAGGCCGATCTTGTCACCGGTGTCCCCGATTCCGGGATTCCTGCCGCCGCCGGTTTCAGCGAGGCTTCAGGTATTCCCTACGGTATGTCCCTGGTAAAAAATCGCTATGTGGGACGCTCCTTTATTGCTCCGAATCAGGATGACAGGGAGCGACGGGTCGCCTTGAAGCACAACGCCCTGAAAGAGGCTGTCAAAGGAATGCGTATTGTCCTTATCGACGATTCCATCGTCCGGGGAACAACCATGCGCTCCCTTGTTTCTAAGCTGAAAGGGGCGGGCGCCACCGAAGTTCATATCAGAATTGCCGCCCCGCCCGTGGCCTTTCCCTGCTACTTCGGCATTGATACACCGTACCGGGAGGATCTGGTTAGCAATAAATACGATATCGAGGAGCTTGCCAGACGGGTCGGTGCCGATTCTTTGGCCTTCCTCTCGGTTGAAGGGCTTGTCCAGGCCCTCTCGGGTACCATGGGGTTTTGTACCGGCTGCTTCACCGGCGTCTATCCAATGGGAGCCCCGAAGCCTGGTCGGGAGGATTAG
- the purC gene encoding phosphoribosylaminoimidazolesuccinocarboxamide synthase — protein MKGKLLYEGKAKKLYATDDAEVVLVEYKDDATAFNGEKKGTITGKGEMNNAITTLLFTLLAKEGVENHFIEKINPREQLCRKVEIVPVEVIVRNKAAGSMAKRLGLEEGTELKTTVFEISYKNDDLGDPLINDHHAVAIGLTTFEELKAIYNMAAKVNEVLSAFFLKIGITLIDFKLEFGRASDGRLLLADEISPDTCRFWDAATGKKLDKDRFRRDLGSVEDAYHEVLSRMENAGE, from the coding sequence ATGAAAGGAAAACTGCTGTATGAGGGAAAAGCCAAAAAGTTGTACGCCACCGATGATGCAGAGGTTGTACTGGTAGAATATAAGGACGATGCAACCGCATTCAATGGAGAGAAAAAGGGTACGATCACCGGAAAGGGAGAGATGAATAACGCCATCACCACGCTCCTTTTTACCCTGCTTGCCAAGGAGGGGGTTGAAAACCACTTTATCGAAAAGATCAACCCCCGGGAGCAGCTCTGCCGTAAGGTAGAGATTGTACCGGTTGAGGTGATTGTCCGCAACAAGGCGGCGGGAAGCATGGCAAAACGACTGGGCCTTGAGGAGGGAACCGAACTCAAGACCACGGTTTTCGAAATCAGCTATAAAAACGACGACCTTGGGGACCCTCTTATTAATGATCACCATGCCGTTGCCATCGGTCTGACCACCTTCGAGGAGCTGAAGGCAATCTACAACATGGCTGCTAAGGTAAACGAGGTGCTGAGCGCCTTTTTCCTGAAGATCGGTATTACCCTGATCGATTTTAAGCTGGAGTTCGGCCGGGCCAGCGATGGTAGGCTGCTGCTCGCCGATGAGATCAGTCCCGATACCTGTCGTTTCTGGGATGCAGCCACCGGAAAGAAGCTTGACAAGGATCGCTTCCGACGAGATCTTGGTTCTGTGGAAGATGCCTATCATGAGGTTCTTTCCCGCATGGAGAACGCTGGTGAATAG
- the purE gene encoding 5-(carboxyamino)imidazole ribonucleotide mutase encodes MVAIIMGSGSDLPQLEGCAKLLDSLGIEWESRVLSAHRTPEALDSYIAGLEKKGCQVIIAAAGLSAHLPGVIAAKTLIPVVGIPLKAKTAAMEGMDAVMSMLQMPPGIPVATVGIDNGTNGALLAAAIIGSSDVKVRKALAGYRSEKKEKLLAQYHGEVLK; translated from the coding sequence ATGGTTGCAATCATCATGGGAAGCGGTTCCGATCTTCCCCAGCTTGAGGGCTGTGCAAAGCTCCTCGATAGCCTCGGCATCGAATGGGAGTCCAGGGTCCTTTCGGCACATCGGACTCCAGAGGCCCTGGATTCCTATATTGCCGGCCTTGAGAAAAAGGGGTGTCAGGTAATCATAGCCGCTGCGGGCTTGTCGGCCCATCTTCCGGGTGTCATCGCGGCAAAAACCTTGATTCCCGTGGTCGGTATTCCGCTAAAAGCCAAAACAGCGGCCATGGAGGGGATGGATGCGGTCATGTCGATGCTGCAGATGCCTCCGGGAATTCCTGTAGCCACCGTGGGAATCGACAACGGAACGAATGGGGCCCTTCTTGCCGCCGCCATCATCGGATCTTCCGATGTCAAGGTGCGGAAAGCGCTGGCAGGCTATCGATCTGAAAAAAAAGAAAAACTACTTGCACAATATCATGGGGAGGTTTTGAAATGA
- a CDS encoding phosphoribosylformylglycinamidine synthase, producing the protein MLTLFFVSGTTRTWNAIIRYNRYEIKGLLGPGMIGAFSGLPPRVGDPPCCGIMPVRGFFVFIPLEGAMFIFFEKRESFRTSSDELLQDFHQRLGIEGLSKIRLFSGYRISGDLSVEVVERALRDPVTDLGPLTDPPFDDAACWSFAWGLLPAQFDQRGASAKEAVELQGGAVEAVRSISCCLFYGELSEKDRQSIRKDLVNPVDSYEIDLDGEEGLLRGFRFLSDAALEELGKRHGIVMAPSELQFCRNYFRDELDRDPTLTELAILATYWSDHCRHTTFNTPLTHVSVEKSHYLYGLEETLHSYHDRFGDGLSLMNIATAGVKILSAEGKIPDLDVSEEINAASIRISVGHESGEGRSATSEPWLLMFKNETHNHPTEIEPFGGAATCIGGAIRDPLSGRSYVHQAMRLSGAAFPDPNVEEMEEELLRSSKLSRTTLARESAHGYSSYGNQIGIPTGLVRELYAEGFRAKRFEAGAVVGAVPLSSIRRERPVAGDVVILVGGATGRDGIGGATGSSRAHDAESIHRSAAEVQKGNPPEERALQRFFRKRETAALIKRCNDFGAGGVAVAVGELAPGLSINLSAVPLKYRDLSPMEITLSESQERMAVVVAACDADTFVALAAEEDLVASIIAEVTEEPLLTIASRDGIVAKLPRQLLDSAGGDSRAEARVPSPSETSFFDEILRRRNAVQEDRRWALLLSEDNVAGAEGLTEQFDSSVGARSVLSPLGGKYQLTPTEAMAALIPSKREGVSTASIMSCGYAPEIGLWSPYHGAIYAILEAVCRSLATGAALGSIRLSLQEYFPPPGEDAEGWGRPASALLGALRAQLALGIPAIGGKDSMSGSWMELKVPPTLAAFAVAPVSAVSVQSPEFKKIGSKIFLIHHSRLENGEPDFPLFLRQAAFLEQLMQGGNVLACRSVGFGGVAQAVAEMGFGNGIGFDGDLPKGLDPFDPAYGSFLIEWNGGATLPEDDESFLTAVGSTTKKQNFRIGGMNISMDRALEAWRSKKAELYPGPGGSRGSASGLPSVPFSEAYPVPRTLARRGPEVLVLSFPGTNCEEETATAFRREGGDVSHFLFRTRCAGGPPSSLESMEKAIAKAKIVVIPGGFSAGDEPDGAAKYIAAVLGNPRIAGALEELLYRRDGLMLGICNGFQALVRSGLLPYGRITARRERDPVLAPNQIGRHVSRYCGTRCESDLGPWMRLLSPGDLQVVPVSHGEGRFVAPAALLDELEQNRQVAFRYCDNEGHVALDYPDNPNGSMRGIEGILSPDGRILGKMGHSERSGRYVAKNIPGAGWQPIFRAGIDYFL; encoded by the coding sequence ATGTTGACTCTTTTCTTTGTCTCGGGTACAACCCGGACATGGAATGCCATTATCCGATACAATCGTTACGAGATAAAGGGGCTCTTGGGCCCTGGGATGATAGGGGCCTTTTCCGGCCTGCCACCCCGAGTCGGCGATCCGCCCTGTTGCGGAATCATGCCGGTTCGGGGTTTTTTTGTTTTCATTCCTTTGGAGGGGGCGATGTTCATCTTTTTTGAGAAGCGGGAGTCCTTTCGGACTTCTTCTGATGAATTACTACAGGATTTTCACCAGCGCCTTGGAATCGAAGGGCTCTCGAAAATACGGCTGTTCTCAGGATACCGGATAAGTGGAGATCTTTCTGTCGAAGTTGTCGAGCGGGCCCTTCGTGATCCTGTTACGGACCTCGGGCCGTTGACTGATCCCCCTTTTGACGATGCTGCATGTTGGAGCTTTGCCTGGGGCCTGCTTCCCGCACAGTTCGATCAGCGAGGTGCTTCTGCAAAGGAAGCCGTCGAACTTCAGGGCGGCGCTGTCGAAGCTGTTCGCAGCATTTCCTGCTGTCTCTTTTATGGAGAACTAAGCGAAAAAGATCGGCAGAGTATCCGGAAAGATTTGGTGAATCCTGTGGATTCTTATGAGATCGATCTCGACGGAGAAGAGGGGTTGCTGCGTGGCTTCCGTTTTCTTTCCGATGCTGCTCTTGAAGAGCTTGGCAAGCGGCATGGTATCGTCATGGCGCCCTCCGAATTGCAATTTTGCCGAAATTACTTCCGAGATGAACTTGATCGTGACCCTACGCTGACCGAACTTGCCATACTTGCAACCTACTGGAGTGATCACTGCCGCCATACCACCTTCAATACACCCCTTACCCATGTGTCGGTGGAGAAAAGTCACTACCTTTATGGGCTTGAGGAGACACTTCATTCCTATCACGATCGTTTCGGCGATGGGCTTTCCCTCATGAACATAGCAACCGCCGGGGTAAAAATCCTCTCTGCTGAGGGAAAAATCCCCGATCTCGATGTTTCGGAGGAGATTAACGCCGCTTCCATCAGAATATCGGTCGGCCACGAAAGCGGGGAAGGGAGATCTGCGACGAGTGAACCCTGGCTTTTGATGTTCAAGAACGAGACCCACAACCATCCCACTGAGATCGAACCCTTCGGGGGGGCGGCGACCTGTATCGGCGGAGCTATCAGGGACCCGCTTTCCGGCAGATCCTATGTTCACCAGGCCATGCGCCTTTCCGGTGCGGCCTTTCCCGATCCCAATGTGGAAGAGATGGAAGAGGAACTGCTTCGCAGCTCAAAACTTTCAAGGACGACCCTTGCCAGGGAATCGGCACACGGTTACAGCAGCTACGGTAATCAGATCGGAATTCCCACCGGACTGGTCAGGGAGCTTTATGCCGAGGGCTTTCGTGCCAAACGTTTCGAGGCAGGAGCCGTGGTTGGCGCCGTGCCCCTTTCGTCGATCAGGAGGGAGCGACCCGTTGCCGGAGACGTGGTGATCCTTGTCGGCGGTGCTACCGGACGGGACGGCATTGGAGGGGCCACCGGCTCTTCCCGGGCCCACGATGCGGAATCCATCCATCGTAGCGCAGCCGAGGTTCAGAAGGGAAATCCCCCGGAAGAGCGCGCTCTTCAGCGTTTCTTTCGAAAGAGGGAAACCGCAGCTCTCATAAAAAGGTGTAACGATTTCGGTGCCGGTGGTGTGGCCGTGGCTGTCGGAGAACTTGCCCCCGGGCTTTCTATTAATCTTTCTGCGGTCCCCCTAAAATATCGAGATCTTTCTCCCATGGAAATAACCCTTTCCGAGAGTCAGGAGCGCATGGCGGTAGTTGTGGCTGCCTGCGACGCCGATACCTTTGTGGCCCTTGCTGCGGAAGAGGATCTGGTCGCCTCGATTATTGCCGAGGTTACCGAAGAGCCACTGCTTACGATCGCCTCTCGTGACGGCATTGTTGCAAAGCTGCCGAGGCAGTTGCTTGATTCGGCCGGAGGCGATTCCCGGGCTGAAGCCAGGGTTCCGTCTCCCTCTGAGACCTCCTTCTTCGATGAAATTCTCCGTCGCAGAAATGCGGTGCAGGAGGATCGGCGCTGGGCTCTTCTCCTCTCCGAGGATAATGTCGCCGGTGCCGAAGGGCTCACCGAGCAGTTCGACTCTTCGGTTGGGGCCCGGTCGGTACTTTCTCCCCTGGGTGGCAAGTATCAGTTGACTCCGACCGAGGCAATGGCTGCCCTCATCCCTTCGAAACGGGAAGGAGTATCCACCGCATCGATAATGAGCTGCGGTTATGCCCCGGAGATCGGCCTTTGGAGTCCCTATCACGGGGCCATCTATGCCATCCTTGAGGCGGTGTGCCGAAGCCTTGCCACCGGCGCCGCTTTAGGATCGATTCGGCTCTCCCTTCAGGAGTATTTTCCACCTCCCGGGGAGGATGCCGAAGGGTGGGGAAGACCTGCATCGGCCCTTTTAGGCGCTTTGCGGGCTCAGCTTGCTTTGGGAATCCCGGCTATCGGAGGAAAGGACAGCATGTCCGGAAGCTGGATGGAGTTGAAGGTCCCGCCGACCCTGGCCGCCTTTGCCGTTGCCCCCGTTTCTGCCGTATCGGTACAGAGCCCCGAATTCAAGAAGATCGGCTCAAAGATTTTTCTCATCCATCACTCCCGTCTCGAAAACGGAGAACCGGATTTCCCTCTCTTTCTCAGGCAGGCAGCCTTCCTTGAGCAGCTGATGCAGGGTGGAAATGTACTGGCATGTCGATCGGTTGGCTTCGGAGGTGTGGCCCAGGCCGTGGCAGAGATGGGATTCGGAAACGGAATCGGCTTTGACGGAGATCTTCCGAAAGGATTGGATCCCTTTGATCCTGCCTACGGTTCTTTTCTCATTGAATGGAATGGTGGAGCGACTCTGCCTGAGGACGACGAGTCGTTCCTTACGGCCGTCGGATCTACCACTAAGAAGCAAAATTTCAGGATCGGCGGGATGAATATTTCCATGGATCGGGCCCTGGAAGCATGGCGCAGCAAAAAGGCCGAGCTCTATCCCGGTCCCGGCGGAAGCCGGGGGAGCGCCTCAGGGCTCCCTTCCGTACCTTTTTCAGAAGCCTACCCTGTGCCGAGGACCCTTGCCAGGCGGGGGCCTGAGGTCTTGGTGCTCTCTTTTCCCGGGACAAACTGTGAAGAAGAGACTGCCACGGCCTTCAGGAGAGAGGGTGGAGATGTTTCTCACTTTTTGTTTCGTACTCGTTGTGCAGGAGGTCCTCCCTCATCTTTGGAATCGATGGAAAAGGCGATTGCCAAGGCCAAGATCGTGGTCATCCCCGGAGGATTTAGTGCAGGGGATGAGCCTGACGGGGCGGCAAAGTATATTGCGGCGGTTCTCGGCAATCCTCGAATCGCAGGGGCCCTTGAAGAGCTTCTCTATCGCCGCGACGGTCTGATGCTCGGTATCTGCAACGGCTTTCAGGCCCTGGTTCGCTCCGGACTTTTACCCTATGGCAGGATTACGGCAAGAAGAGAGAGGGATCCTGTTCTTGCCCCTAATCAGATAGGCAGACACGTTTCACGCTACTGTGGTACCCGCTGTGAATCCGACCTCGGCCCTTGGATGAGACTCTTGTCGCCGGGCGATCTGCAGGTGGTTCCGGTCTCTCATGGGGAGGGGCGTTTCGTAGCGCCGGCGGCTCTGCTCGACGAACTCGAACAGAATCGGCAGGTTGCCTTCCGCTACTGCGATAATGAGGGACATGTTGCTTTGGACTATCCCGATAATCCCAACGGTTCAATGCGAGGTATCGAAGGCATTTTGAGTCCCGATGGACGGATCCTCGGAAAGATGGGCCACAGCGAGCGAAGCGGAAGATATGTTGCAAAAAATATCCCCGGTGCCGGATGGCAGCCCATCTTTCGTGCCGGGATCGATTATTTTCTCTAA